Proteins encoded together in one Mycobacterium simiae window:
- a CDS encoding beta-glucosidase yields the protein MTVDDAGRAAAGRSGASDPDTRARDVESQLTDDERFTLLVSVMGQSDLWPLRDDRIPPGTPMSAGYVPGIPRLGVPALRMSDAGLGVTNPGYRPGDTATALPAGLALAAGFDPVLARAAGRLIGREAHSRGFNVQLAGAMNLARDPRNGRNFEYLSEDPLLTATMAAESVTGIQQQGVISTVKHYSLNCNETNRHWLNAVIDPDAHRESDLLAFEIAIERSQPGAVMTAYNKVNGHYASSNSVLINEVLKDAWAYRGWVMSDWGATPSWECALHGLDQECGAQIDTVLWRAEAFSQPLRAAYVEGRLPKERLSDMVRRILRSIFAIGIDDGPAAPIGEPDMAAHNDVALQIARQGLVLLQNRGVLPLAAPARIAVIGGYAQLGVPTGYGSSAVVPPGGYAATIPIGGPGLTGGTRNLYLLPSSPMAELSKRFPKAQLEFDPGLSPAEAAQVARRSDVAIVFGIRVEGEGFDSADLSLPWGQDAVIAAVAAVNPNTVVVLETGNPVVMPWQEAANAILQAWYPGQEGGRAIAEIIAGQVNPSGRLPITFPADLDQTPRPRLPGAGAAVGTPTTIDYSEGAEVGYRWFAGRGHAPLFAFGHGLSYTSFDHRELTVVGGDTITASLDVTNTGTVPGADVPQLYLTHAAGVQRMRLLGFERIELDPGQTRRVNIVADPRLLARYDGQRGNWRIAPGRYRVAVGASAVALRLTAEVELTGRAFGR from the coding sequence GTGACCGTCGATGATGCGGGCCGCGCCGCAGCCGGACGCTCGGGTGCGAGTGATCCCGACACCCGGGCGCGCGACGTCGAGAGCCAACTGACCGACGACGAACGATTCACGCTATTGGTTTCGGTGATGGGGCAATCCGACCTGTGGCCGCTGCGCGACGACCGCATCCCGCCGGGGACGCCGATGAGCGCCGGATACGTGCCGGGCATTCCGCGGCTGGGCGTACCGGCGTTGCGGATGAGCGACGCCGGCCTCGGGGTGACCAACCCGGGTTACCGCCCGGGCGACACCGCCACCGCACTGCCGGCCGGATTGGCGCTGGCGGCCGGATTCGACCCGGTACTTGCACGCGCGGCCGGTCGCCTGATCGGGCGTGAGGCACATAGCCGTGGGTTCAACGTGCAACTGGCCGGCGCAATGAATCTCGCGCGCGACCCGCGGAACGGCCGTAACTTCGAATACCTCTCTGAGGACCCGCTTTTGACGGCGACGATGGCCGCGGAGTCGGTCACCGGAATACAGCAACAGGGCGTCATCTCGACCGTCAAACATTATTCGCTGAATTGCAACGAAACCAATCGGCATTGGTTGAACGCGGTGATCGATCCCGACGCCCATCGCGAATCCGACCTGCTGGCCTTCGAGATCGCCATCGAGCGGTCCCAGCCCGGGGCGGTGATGACGGCCTACAACAAAGTCAACGGCCACTATGCTTCATCGAACAGCGTACTGATCAACGAAGTTCTCAAAGACGCGTGGGCATACCGCGGTTGGGTCATGTCCGACTGGGGCGCCACGCCAAGCTGGGAGTGCGCGCTGCACGGCTTGGACCAAGAATGCGGCGCCCAGATCGACACCGTGCTCTGGCGAGCTGAGGCGTTCTCTCAACCGCTGCGCGCCGCGTATGTCGAAGGCCGGTTGCCCAAAGAGCGGCTCTCGGACATGGTGCGCCGTATCCTGCGCTCGATCTTCGCGATCGGAATCGATGACGGCCCAGCAGCACCCATCGGTGAGCCGGATATGGCCGCCCACAACGATGTTGCGCTGCAAATCGCGCGGCAGGGCCTGGTGCTGCTGCAAAACCGCGGGGTGCTGCCACTGGCTGCCCCGGCGCGGATCGCCGTCATCGGCGGTTACGCGCAACTCGGTGTGCCTACCGGGTACGGGTCGAGTGCCGTTGTGCCGCCGGGAGGGTATGCGGCAACCATCCCAATCGGCGGCCCCGGCTTGACGGGCGGCACCCGCAACCTTTACCTCTTGCCGTCGAGCCCCATGGCGGAACTGAGCAAACGCTTCCCGAAGGCGCAGCTCGAATTCGATCCCGGCCTCAGCCCCGCGGAGGCCGCGCAGGTTGCACGTCGATCCGATGTGGCGATCGTCTTCGGAATCCGGGTGGAGGGCGAAGGTTTCGACAGCGCCGACCTATCGCTGCCCTGGGGTCAGGACGCGGTCATCGCCGCCGTCGCGGCGGTCAACCCGAACACGGTGGTGGTGCTGGAAACCGGCAACCCGGTGGTCATGCCGTGGCAGGAGGCCGCCAATGCGATTCTGCAGGCCTGGTACCCAGGCCAGGAGGGTGGCCGTGCGATCGCGGAAATTATTGCCGGCCAGGTCAACCCGTCCGGTCGGCTACCGATCACCTTTCCGGCAGACCTCGACCAGACACCTCGCCCAAGGCTGCCCGGCGCGGGTGCCGCAGTGGGCACACCGACCACCATCGACTATTCCGAGGGGGCTGAGGTGGGGTACCGCTGGTTCGCCGGCCGCGGCCACGCGCCGCTGTTCGCGTTCGGACATGGCCTGTCTTACACCAGCTTTGACCATCGAGAGCTAACCGTCGTCGGCGGCGACACCATCACGGCCAGCCTCGACGTCACCAACACCGGCACGGTTCCTGGGGCAGATGTCCCACAGCTGTATCTGACCCACGCGGCCGGTGTGCAGCGGATGCGGTTGCTGGGATTCGAACGAATAGAGCTGGACCCGGGGCAGACGCGCCGAGTGAATATCGTTGCCGATCCGCGGTTGCTGGCCCGCTATGACGGGCAGCGTGGCAACTGGCGGATCGCGCCGGGCCGCTACCGGGTGGCGGTCGGCGCCTCGGCGGTTGCATTACGACTGACGGCCGAGGTTGAGCTGACCGGCCGCGCGTTCGGGCGCTGA
- a CDS encoding TIGR04338 family metallohydrolase, giving the protein MTPRDSQRAKVYAAEEFVRTVLDRVAEHGSPAVEFFGTQLTLPPEARFGSVASVQRYVDRVLGLPAVRQRWPDVAPLSVRARRAATAAHYENRDGIGIIAVPDRDTADWALRELVVLHEVAHHLSQAQPPHGPQFVETITALAELVMGPEVGYVLRVVYAKEGVR; this is encoded by the coding sequence GTGACCCCGCGGGATTCTCAACGCGCCAAGGTGTATGCGGCCGAGGAGTTCGTCCGGACGGTGCTAGACCGTGTCGCCGAACATGGTTCGCCGGCCGTCGAGTTCTTCGGGACACAGTTGACCTTGCCGCCGGAGGCGCGATTCGGCTCCGTCGCGTCGGTGCAGCGTTATGTTGACCGAGTGCTTGGGCTACCGGCAGTGCGGCAACGCTGGCCCGACGTGGCGCCGCTGAGCGTGCGTGCCCGCCGGGCGGCCACCGCTGCCCACTACGAAAACCGGGACGGCATCGGGATTATCGCGGTTCCGGACCGCGATACCGCGGACTGGGCGCTGCGCGAGCTGGTGGTGTTGCACGAAGTGGCACACCACCTGTCTCAGGCGCAGCCGCCGCATGGCCCGCAGTTCGTCGAAACAATCACCGCGCTGGCCGAGCTGGTGATGGGACCCGAGGTTGGCTACGTGCTGCGGGTCGTCTACGCCAAAGAGGGCGTCCGGTGA
- a CDS encoding DUF2786 domain-containing protein gives MKDDKMLARIAALLRQAEGTDNAHEADAFMSAAQRLATAASIDLAVARSHSSNRSAAQAPTQRTITIGEAGTKGLRTYVQLFVLIAAANDVKCDVASNSTFCYAYGFPEDIDASHALYASLVVQMVRASDAYLASGAHRPTPTITARLNFQLAFGARVGQRLSEAREQARREATEDRSRRPGTAIALRDKDIELHDYYRKASKARGTWQASRASAGYSSAARRAGDRAGRRARLGNSTELPGARSALGR, from the coding sequence ATGAAGGACGATAAGATGTTGGCGCGCATCGCTGCGCTGCTGCGTCAGGCTGAAGGCACGGACAACGCCCACGAGGCCGACGCCTTCATGAGCGCCGCGCAGCGGCTGGCAACGGCGGCATCGATCGACTTGGCCGTGGCGCGGTCCCATTCATCCAATCGTTCTGCGGCGCAGGCGCCGACGCAGCGGACCATCACAATCGGCGAGGCCGGTACCAAGGGCCTGCGCACCTATGTGCAGCTCTTCGTGCTGATCGCCGCCGCTAACGACGTCAAGTGTGACGTCGCCTCGAATTCGACGTTCTGTTATGCCTACGGGTTTCCCGAGGACATCGACGCCAGCCACGCCCTGTACGCCAGCTTGGTGGTTCAGATGGTCCGGGCCTCCGACGCCTATCTCGCCTCCGGTGCACACCGGCCGACGCCCACGATCACGGCCCGCCTCAACTTTCAGCTGGCCTTCGGCGCCCGCGTGGGTCAGCGGCTCAGCGAAGCGCGCGAGCAGGCCCGGCGGGAAGCCACCGAGGATCGCAGCCGCCGGCCCGGTACCGCTATCGCCTTGCGGGACAAGGACATTGAGCTGCACGACTACTACCGCAAGGCATCCAAGGCGCGCGGCACCTGGCAGGCCAGCCGGGCCTCGGCCGGGTATTCGTCGGCGGCGCGCCGCGCCGGCGACCGGGCCGGGCGGCGGGCCCGGCTCGGCAACAGCACCGAGTTGCCGGGAGCGCGGAGCGCGCTGGGCAGGTGA
- a CDS encoding alpha/beta hydrolase, translating to MRIVYDVWAPDAIVGMHQHTPARAVVVLSHGLGEYARRYDHVAQCFAAAGLVTYALDHRGHGRSGGKRMLVRDISEYTADFDTLVGLATREHPGLKTIVVGHSMGGAIVFAYGVERPDNYDLMVLSGPAVAAQDQVSPLLAVAGKVLGVVLPGLPVQDLDVQAISRDPEVVAAYQADPLVYHGKVPAGVGRAMLQVGETMPQRAPALTAPLLVVHGEQDRLVSVAGSRRLVECVGSTDVTLKVYPGLYHEVFNEPERDQVLGDVVTWITDRL from the coding sequence GTGCGCATCGTGTACGACGTCTGGGCCCCGGACGCGATCGTGGGAATGCACCAGCACACCCCCGCGCGCGCCGTCGTGGTGCTTTCTCACGGTCTCGGGGAGTACGCCCGACGCTACGACCACGTGGCCCAGTGCTTCGCGGCGGCCGGGCTGGTCACCTACGCGCTGGATCACCGTGGGCACGGCCGCTCCGGCGGCAAACGCATGCTGGTCCGCGACATCTCCGAATACACGGCCGACTTCGACACCCTGGTCGGCCTTGCGACCAGGGAACATCCCGGCCTCAAGACCATCGTGGTCGGGCACAGCATGGGCGGCGCCATCGTCTTCGCCTACGGCGTCGAGCGCCCGGACAATTACGACCTCATGGTGCTGTCCGGCCCCGCGGTGGCGGCCCAGGACCAGGTGTCGCCGCTGCTGGCCGTCGCGGGCAAGGTATTGGGTGTGGTGCTGCCCGGGCTGCCAGTGCAAGACCTCGACGTCCAGGCCATCTCCCGCGACCCCGAGGTGGTCGCGGCCTACCAGGCCGACCCGCTGGTCTATCACGGCAAGGTCCCGGCCGGTGTCGGACGGGCGATGCTGCAGGTCGGCGAGACCATGCCGCAGCGCGCGCCGGCGCTCACCGCGCCGCTGCTGGTGGTGCACGGCGAGCAGGACCGGCTGGTGTCCGTCGCCGGCAGTCGCCGGCTGGTCGAGTGTGTGGGCTCCACCGATGTCACGCTGAAGGTCTACCCGGGGCTCTACCACGAGGTGTTCAACGAGCCGGAGCGCGACCAAGTACTCGGCGACGTGGTCACCTGGATCACCGACCGGCTGTAG